The window cgGATGAAAAGCGcttccattcttcacaccaaatataGAAAATGACACAACGTATTTTAGGGGCCCTACTTACAAACTTCATAAATGTGATCGACATGGTATTTGTAATATGGAGCTCCATATTATATGTTTGCTCGTATGATTACTACTTCTCATAGTTAGACTCTTGTTGATAATGAGACACGTCGCGAAGGTCATCTACTTCGATGTTATCACACATTCGgtcacatttttttttgtaatttgtacgTTGTTGCCCCGGTAATGAATTAAATCATATCGAATTTCCCGTTTCGGTGAAGGTTTTCGGGATGTTTGCTTAGTAGTAGGCAAGTATAATAACAGAAGATCCTCTCCAGATTATTCCCCATCGGGAACTTCCTTCCCTTGTTGTACCACTAAGCTGGAATCTGAAAAATCGAAAAATTCTACACCAGTTCTTCCTAATTAGTTGTGCACGCAAGGAAAGAAAAATATCCGAATTCATTATGCAGCAGATACGAACTTATATCGTTAAAACACGTGCAGCTAGTCAACGACCTAACTGAAGAAAAGTGTTCCAGTTATAGTGGGCTTATGCGCAACTGTTTGAGATATAAACGTTCATTCTGAAACAGACCACTAGTAATATTGACTCCACAGTCTCTGTCAAACGAAAGTTCACTTTGAAGTTGGTTAGTGGCGAAAACAATACTTAGAACAGGGTCACATTGAAGGCATATTGGTATGCTGGTGCGCTATTTGCTTACTGTTTTTACTGTAAATTAACTGTGTATTTGGGAAGAATGTCGCAGATAGTTTCATAACAGCTAAGAGTCTGAATAAAGAGTGTTTCCCACTGCTTTAACAACATTCCTGTTTCCAGTTCAGTTTTCAGTTAAAACGGTTCATCATCTTATGCAGTGGAGTGAAACGTGAATGAGAAAGAAGCCATTCTTCAGTCAGTGGAACATAGTCTTACGACAGACAGTCGAATAATGATGCTATGTAACAATGTTCCACATGCAAAAGTACGGTGAACATTACGTTTACATTGTTGTATCGGTCGATGACAAAACTGAGCCAGACTCTTAACGAGTTCGATGACTCAACGACTGGGTTAGTCAATTGACTGCACAATTATTAATCGTCAATAAATTCCACATACAATATTCACTGGTAAACCTACTTACATTTGAGACAGTATCAATAACCCGCTAACTCACATCGGTGTTCTGAAGAAAAACTACCAGCCATTGTGGAGACAGAGTCTCAACATCGTTCCTCTGGAGAAAAATTGTGGTGCGAGGAGGCAGAGAACAAATTTTTCCTGAGTCGTTTTACAGGACTCACATAAGGTGACTTGTTTGATAATGAGTTGCCACTATTATTGGAACTACTTCCTTTATCGCCTCTAAGCATGACGAAGAGTGTCCACAATCTGCCCCCAGCTAACACGTCATCTAAGTCTCAGACTTTCTTTAGATGGAACAGACGTACCACCAAGATCTCCATCAGTTTTTCCGCTAAGTCTTTGATTATGGGAATGAGGGAAAAACTATGCAGCGAAGAAGAAGAACAACGGACGTCATAGGCTACCTGCTTATGGACAGCATTATGCACCCAAATGGAGATCTCAGGATATCTGCATGTAGTACTGACGATCTAACGAGCAAGTTGGTCAGAatatggcacaatatccctcaagaggacatccaacaattctatcaatgtcaggtcgaacaactgcttgcataagggccagtggtgaaccaacgcgttatctACTTGATCAATTTgtcaagctgtttctcttgaataagtcactcAGTTTTTATGTAGCTGAAAACATTTATATGTGCATGTacgccacatctaccgatttccatcccattccgataattccttcgtagtgcctCGGGTTTTTTCGTCTTggagtgtttctacacacactcacaaaaccacttatgcacacacacacacacacacacacacacacacacacacacacacacacacacacacaaacgcgcgcgtgcGCGAGTACGcctgcacactcacactcacagtaATACAAAGTTCTAAAGAGGTAAAGTAGCCACCTTCTTTCTACAAAAAAGTAATCTGTTAAAAAAATGAGCTTACATTGACTAAATTCTGTTGGATGTGTGCTCTTACTAGCTCTGGCAACTAAGTCCATTGTTAACTTCATTTGTTAAGGCTGTCCTCACTTGCTGGTTAATTTATTTTGAGTTTGCATACATCATGATTGAAAAAATGGTAAGTATAGCTTACTGACTTGTTCTTGAACTACTACAGTAATTTGATGATATAGTTCTTTGTAGCAAGAGAAGAAAGTGTTGAATTTAATGCTTTGATGAGAACATGAATATCACGATTTATTGGCCTTAATATTTTACGTTATTTAACTTAAAATTATACATGATGGGAGGTTTCACAGTGGAGTGGAATCCTTATGGAACAGTCGGACATAATTTCCTGGGAAACTAAGTACACAGTAGGTGGAAGCAAAGACCGTAAAACTGCAATAAATTCATTTCTGTTAAAGTACTGAGGTGGACAAGTCATCCTTGATATTCTATATTCATTTACTGTACGCCATAGTTAATAGacccatctgaataatttccttactCACTTCATTGCTACAGGTACAAGTGTGGATAATCACGCCCTTGGGTCACTTCACACACAGAATTCGGCACATACCCCAGCAAAGGATAAGACTGACAACAGATGGCCACATATCCGACAGCAGGAAGCAGAAAATGGCGAAAGTGAACAAAATCATCTGGCTAATGTAAAGAGAAAGTACTTGCATGAATTGACGAGACTCTTACAAGGTATTATGCCAGAGAGGGAAGACAGAAGTAGGAGCGacagcagcagtgacagcagcagcagcagcagcagcagcgacagcgacagcagcagcagcagcagcagcagcagtagtagtagcagtgaAGAGACCAATATTAGTAACACTGAAAACAGTAGCAGTAATGAATTTGGAAGTGGACAAGATGGACTTAGTGGAGAGAATGGAAGTGGAAGTGGAGGTGGTAGTGGAGGACAAGCTGGTAGTGGAGGATCTGGAAGTGGCAGTGGAAATGGTGGAAACGGTGGTAATGGAGGCAATGGTGGGGACGGTGGAGACAGTGTAACTGGAGGAGATGGAGGGGATGGTGGAAATGGAGGTAATGGTGGAGATGCAGGCAACAGCAGCAATGGTGGTGATGCCGGTGATGGAGGAGATGGTGGTAATGGAGGCAATGGTGGTGATGCTGGAGATGGAGGTGATGGTGGAAATGATGGTGATGGTGGAGATGGAGGTGATGGAGGCAGTGGTGGTGATGCTGGTAACGGAGGTGATGGTGGAAATGGAGGTGATGGTGGAGATGGAGGTGATGGAGGCAGTGGTGGTAATGCTGGCAATGGAGGTGATGGTGGCAATGGAGGTGATGGAGGCAATGGTGGTGAAGCtggagatggaggagatggaggCAATGGTGGTGATGGAGGCAATGGTGGTGATGCTGGTAACGGAGGTGATGGTGGAAAtggaggtaatggaggaaatggcgGTGATGGTGGAGATGGCGGTGATGGAGGCAGTGGTGGTAATGCAGGCAATGGAGGTGACAGTGGCAATGGTGGTGATGGAGGCAATGGAGGTAGTGGTGGTGATGCTGGAGATGGAGgagatggtggtgatggtggcAATGGTGGTGATACTAGTGATGGAGGTGATAGTGGAAATGGTGGTAATGGAGGAGATGGcggtgatggtgcaaatggaggtgATGGTGGAGATGGAGGTGATGGAGGCAGTGGTGGTGATGCTGGAGATGGAGgagatggtggtgatggtggtgatggagGCAATGGTGGTGATGCTGGTAATGGAAGTGATGGTGGAAATGGAGGTGATGGTGGACATGGAGGTGATGGAGGAAATGGCGGAGATGGTGGAGATGGCGGTGATGGAGGCAGTGGTGGTGATGCTGGCAATGGTGGTGATGGTGGCAATGGTGGTGATGGAGGCAATGGAGGTAGTGGTGTTGATGCTGGAGATGGAGgagatggtggtgatggtggcAATGGTGCTGATGCTGGTGATGGTGGAAATGGAGGCAATGGTGGAGATGGAGGTGACGGAGGCAGTGGTAGTGATGCTGGCAATGGAGGAGATGGTGGTGATGGAGGAAATGGTGGTGATGCTGGTGATGGAGGTGATGGTGGAAATGGCGGCAATGGTGGAGATGGAGGTGATGGAGGCAGTGGTAGTGATGCTGGCAATGGAGgagatggtggtgatggtggtgatggcgGCAATGGTGGTGATGCTGGTGATGGAGGAGATGGTGGTGATGCTGGTGATGGTGGCAATGGTGGTGATGCTGGAGATGGAGGAGATGGTGGAAATGGAGGCGATGGTGGTGATGGAGGTGATGGACACAGTGGTGGAGATGCTGGAGATGGAGGGGATGGTGGTGATGGTGGCGACGGAGGCAATGGTGGTGATGCTGGAGATGGAGGAGATGGTGGAAATGGAGGCGATGGTGGTGATGGAGGTGATGGTGGCAGTGGTGGTGATGCTGGAGATGGTGGTGATGGCGGCAATGGCGGTGAtgctggtgatggtggtgatggagGTGATGGTGGAAATGGTGGTGATGGAGGTGATGGTGGTGATGCTGGTAATGGTGGAAGTGGTGGTGATGCTGGAGATGGAGGAGACGGAGGAAATGGAGGCGATGGTGGTGATGGAGGAAATGGCGGTGATgctggtgaaggaggagatggtggAAACGGAGGTAATGGAGGAGATGGAGGTGAAGGAGGCAGTGGTAGTGATGCTGGAGATGGTGGAGATGTTGGTGATGGAGGAAATGGCGGTGACGCTGGCGATGGAGGCGATAGTGGAAATGGCGGAAATGGTGGAGATGGAGGTGATGGAGGCAGTGGTAGTGGTGCTGGCAATGGAGgagatggtggtgatggtggtgatggagGCAATGGTGGTGATGCTGGTGAAGGAGGTGATGGTGGAAATGGAGGTAATGGCGGAGATGGAGGTGAAGGAGGCAATGGTGGTGCTGCTGGAAATGGAGgagatggtggtgatggtggtgatggcgGCAATGGTGGTGATGCTGGTGATGGAGGAGATGGTGGTGATGCTGGTGATGGTGGcaatggtggtgatggtggtgatggagGTGATGGTGGAAATGGAGGTGATGGTGGAGATGGAGGTGATGGAGGCAGCGGTGGTGATGCTGGAGACGGAGGGGATGGTGGTGATGGTGGCGACGGAGGCAATGGTGGTGATGCTGGAGATGGAGGAGATGATGGAAATGGAGGCGATGGTGGTGATGGAGGTGATGGACACAGTGGTGGTGATGCTGGAGATGGAGGAGATGGTGGAAATGGAGGCGATGGTGGTGATGGAGGAAATGGCGGTGATGCTGGTGATGGAGGTGATGGTGGAAATGGCGGAAATGGTGGAGATGCAGGTGATGGAGGCAGTGGTAGTGGTGCTGGCAATGGAGaagatggtggtgatgatggtgatggagGCAATGGTGGTGATGGTGGAGATGGAGGAGATGGTGGAAATGGAGGTGATGGTGGTGATGGAGGTGATGGTGGCAGTGGTGGTGATGCTGGAGATGGTGGTGATGGCGGCAATGGCGGTGAtgctggtgatggtggtgatggagGTGATGGTGGAAATGGAGGTGATGGTGGAAATGGTGGTGATGGAGGTGATGGTGGTGATGCTGGTAATGGTGGAGATGGAGGAAGTGGAGGTGATGGTGGAGATGGAGGAGATGGTGGAAACGGAGGCGATGGTGGTGATGCTAGTGATGGAGGTAATGGTGGTGATGCTGGTGATGGAGGAGATGGTGGTGATGGAGGCAATGGCGGGGATGCTGGCGATGGTGGTGATGGTGGAAATGGAGGTAATGGCGGAGATGGAGGTGAAGGAGGCAGTGGTGGTGATGCTGGAGATGGTGGTGATGGAGGCAATGGTGGTGATGCTGGTGATGGAGGAGATGGTGGAAATGTAGGTGATGGTGGAAATGGAGGCAGTGGTGGTGATACTGGAAATGGAGcagatggtggtgatggtggtgatggagGCAATGGTGGTGATGGTGGAGATGGAGGAGATGGTGGAAATGGAGGTGATGGTGGTGATGGAGGTGATGGTGGCAGTGGTGGTGATGCTGGAGATGGTGGTGATGGCGGCAATGGCGGTGAtgctggtgatggtggtgatggagGTGATGGTGGAAATGGAGGTGATGGTGGAAATGGTGGTGATGGAGGTGATGGTGGTGATGCTGGTAATGGTGGAGATGGAGGAAGTGGAGGTGATGGTGGAGATGGAGGAGATGGTGGAAACGGAGGCGATGGTGGTGATGCTAGTGATGGAGGTAATGGTGGTGATGCTGGTGATGGAGGAGATGGTGGTGATGGAGGCAATGGTGGGGATGCTGGCGATGGTGGTGATGGTGGAAATGGAGGCAATGGTGGAGATGGAGGTGATGGAGGCAGTGGTGGTGATGCTGGCAATGGAGGAGATGGTGGTGATGGAGGCAATGGTGGTGATGCTGGTGATGGAGGCGATGGTGGTGACGGAGGCAATGGCGGTGATGCTGGCGATGGAGGTGATGGTGGAAATGGCGGCAATGGTGGAGATGCAGGTGATGGAGGCAGTGGTGGTGATGCTGGCAATGGAGGCAATGGTGGTAATGCTGGAGATGGTGGAAATGGTGGTGATGGTGGAGATGGAGGCAATGGTGGTGATTCTGGCAGTGGTGGCAGTGGAGGaagtggaggaggtggtggtaaTGGTGGAAGTGGTGGCAGTGATGGCAGTGATGGTAGTGATGGCACTGATGGCAGTGATGGAGGCAATGGTGATGATGCTGGAAATGGAGGTGATGGTGGCGATGGAGGAGAAGGAGGTAATGGAGGCAGTGGTGGCAATGCTGGCAATGGAGGTGATGGTGGAGATGGTGGTGATGGAGGTAGTGGTGGAGGTGCCGGTGATGGAGGGGATGGTGGAAATGGTGGTGATGGTGGAGATGGTGGTGATGGAGGCAGTGGTGGTGATGCTGGTGATGGTGGTAATGGTGGTGATGGAGGCAATGGTGCTGATGCTGGTAATGGAGCTGATGGTGGAAATGGTGGAGATGGAGGTGATGGAGGCAGTGGTGGAGATTCTGGCAACGGAGGCGATGATGGAAATGGTGGTGAAGGAGGAGACGGTGGCAATGGTGGTGATTCTGGCAATGGAGgagatggtggtgatggtggaaATGGAGGCAGTGGTGGTGATGCTGGTGATGGAGGTAATGGTGGCAATGGTGGTGATGGAGGTGATGGTGGTGATGCTGGTAATGGTGGAGATGGAGGAAGTGGAGGTGATGGTGGAAATGGAGGAGATGGAGGCAATGGTGGAAATGGTGGCAATGGAGGTAATGGTGGAGATGGTGGTAATGGAGGTAATGGTGGAGATGGTGGAGATGGTGGTAATGGAGGTAATGgaggtgatggtggtgatggtggtgatggtggcaATGGAGGTAATGGAGGTAATGATGATGATGGCCAGTCTAATAATGAAAGTGGCAGCAGTGATGGAGGCAGTAATTCTGATGGTGGCATTGGTGACTGCCCGGCCGTGGGCAGTTGTCCATTACACGAAGATGCTGGATCAGATGTTACACTTTTGCCCCATGCCACTGATTGTGGACAGTATTGTGTATGTGACCATGGCGTTCCAGTAGCCATGCCGTGTCCTGCAGGACTCCACTTCAACCCAGAGCTGAGAGTCTGCGACTGGCCATATGCTGCTGGTTGTGAGGTACAGAGCTAACTCAGCAGTGTGTATTCTTTGTGACACAAATCCTTAGTAGACAACATTAATGTGTTGTAGTCTTTTGTAATCATAATTTGATGTATGTCGTTTTTGGAAGAGAATGTAGCATCTGTAACTATTGTCTTATATTGTTTTATTGTGCATTTTGTGTTTAATTTGGAGTAACATTTATTTACTTACTGatctattttattttgtttttattaaaaactCTTTGTCATTGCTTGATGTAGTCCTTTAAAATTCCGCTTTTTTGCATTTTTattaaattgtttatttacattagtGTGAGACTGTTTAATATTATGCCAGAGCTCTTGTTTAGCATAACTCTTTCCTCTCTTCATTGTTTACCCACCAATATGTACATATAGTGTGGCAATATAAGAGAAATGAGAGTCAGAGGTAGAATCAAGTAGGCTGTGATGGAGATAGGTGTAATAAAAATGGCAAAGCGAGCAGGTTATCTGAATAACAATGTATTTGTAAAATTATTGTTATCTATTTTTTAATGTCGTGATACAACATTTCGTAAGCAGTGTTACAGCTGCACAAGTTGACATTCTGCTGAACAATGACTGATCTATCACTAAAGCTTTTGTCAGCCACATgaagaaaataaacattttcacgGCAATAATGCTCCTCTGAATCCAGATATGGTATCAGAATTTCTATATTGACCTTAGTTCTCATGTGGTAACAGGTTCTGTAATTTTTTACGCCACAAAATGTATTATTTGTAAGTGATAAAATGCCTCAATCTCATTTTAAGGATTCCAAAGAAAGTACACAACAAACATATTGGCGTCACTTCAGAACTGATTTTAAAAATTGGAAACatggaaatgaagaaaaagaagagccaaacaaacaaaacttctTTCAGTTCTTTGACTGAGGATTGTCTCTGTCTCTACGTCTAACAGTAATTGGACAATAGTTACGCAGTCTGTTTGACTTGACGGTGGGTTCCTAATTAACAAATGATGGCCTAAAGGTTATCCAGAAAGAAGACCGAACTGACTGGCAGTGAAAAGTAACTTAAGTGCTATGTTTCACCCTATACACCGATATTATCTCAGTAACTTATGTGTAATGTCGCGATAATTCTCCGCCTCAAGCTTATGTAAAAACCTGCAACAGACTCTTTTCAAAGACAGGCATGGTACTTTTTCGGCATCAGTCAATAtataccagcagaaaaatgctcctgcaGTAGCACAAAAAACTCAAATATGTTCCTCTGTAGAAGACTGAAAGAAAAGTGGAGAGCCATCAGCCTCAGTTCTCACTCTGCCTAGCCACCAAAAATTCTACCAAGCTAACATATTCGCGTTATTTTTTACACGGAGCATACATGTGTGTTAAGGTTACCGATTCCCCCAGCCAATGTACAGTGTCCACtcatctgtattttttatttacacagtaACGTTGCGACACCCTGTGTGTAAGAGAAATGTGACACCTCTGcgcccggccggtgtagccgagcggtcgtaagcgcttcagtctggtatcGCCCGATcgttactttcgcaggttcga is drawn from Schistocerca gregaria isolate iqSchGreg1 chromosome 3, iqSchGreg1.2, whole genome shotgun sequence and contains these coding sequences:
- the LOC126355917 gene encoding uncharacterized PE-PGRS family protein PE_PGRS54-like isoform X10 — its product is MRATAVWAALLLQLAVVAAAPWNTGCLFSRDPDCWQSHAGTSVDNHALGSLHTQNSAHTPAKDKTDNRWPHIRQQEAENGESEQNHLANVKRKYLHELTRLLQGIMPEREDRSRSDSSSDSSSSSSSSDSDSSSSSSSSSSSSSEETNISNTENSSSNEFGSGQDGLSGENGSGSGGGSGGQAGSGGSGSGSGNGGNGGNGGNGGDGGDSVTGGDGGDGGNGGNGGDAGNSSNGGDAGDGGDGGNGGNGGDAGDGGDGGNDGDGGDGGDGGSGGDAGNGGDGGNGGDGGDGGDGGSGGNAGNGGDGGNGGDGGNGGEAGDGGDGGNGGDGGNGGDAGNGGDGGNGGNGGNGGDGGDGGDGGSGGNAGNGGDSGNGGDGGNGGSGGDAGDGGDGGDGGDGGDGGNGGDAGNGSDGGNGGDGGHGGDGGNGGDGGDGGDGGSGGDAGNGGDGGNGGDGGNGGSGVDAGDGGDGGDGGNGADAGDGGNGGNGGDGGDGGSGSDAGNGGDGGDGGNGGDAGDGGDGGNGGNGGDGGDGGSGSDAGNGGDGGDGGDGGNGGDAGDGGDGGDAGDGGNGGDAGDGGDGGNGGDGGDGGDGHSGGDAGDGGDGGDGGDGGNGGDAGDGGDGGNGGDGGDGGDGGSGGDAGDGGDGGNGGDAGDGGDGGDGGNGGDGGDGGDGGSGGDAGDGGDGGDGGDGGNGGDAGDGGDDGNGGDGGDGGDGHSGGDAGDGGDGGNGGDGGDGGNGGDAGDGGDGGNGGNGGDAGDGGSGSGAGNGEDGGDDGDGGNGGDGGDGGDGGNGGDGGDGGDGGSGGDAGDGGDGGNGGDAGDGGDGGDGGNGGDGGNGGDGGDGGDAGNGGDGGSGGDGGDGGDGGNGGDGGDASDGGNGGDAGDGGDGGDGGNGGDAGDGGDGGNGGNGGDGGEGGSGGDAGDGGDGGNGGDAGDGGDGGNVGDGGNGGSGGDTGNGADGGDGGDGGNGGDGGDGGDGGNGGDGGDGGDGGSGGDAGDGGDGGNGGDAGDGGDGGDGGNGGDGGNGGDGGDGGDAGNGGDGGSGGDGGDGGDGGNGGDGGDASDGGNGGDAGDGGDGGDGGNGGDAGDGGDGGNGGNGGDGGDGGSGGDAGNGGDGGDGGNGGDAGDGGDGGDGGNGGDAGDGGDGGNGGNGGDAGDGGSGGDAGNGGNGGNAGDGGNGGDGGDGGNGGDSGSGGSGGSGGGGGNGGSGGSDGSDGSDGTDGSDGGNGDDAGNGGDGGDGGEGGNGGSGGNAGNGGDGGDGGDGGSGGGAGDGGDGGNGGDGGDGGDGGSGGDAGDGGNGGDGGNGADAGNGADGGNGGDGGDGGSGGDSGNGGDDGNGGEGGDGGNGGDSGNGGDGGDGGNGGSGGDAGDGGNGGNGGDGGDGGDAGNGGDGGSGGDGGNGGDGGNGGNGGNGGNGGDGGNGGNGGDGGDGGNGGNGGDGGDGGDGGNGGNGGNDDDGQSNNESGSSDGGSNSDGGIGDCPAVGSCPLHEDAGSDVTLLPHATDCGQYCVCDHGVPVAMPCPAGLHFNPELRVCDWPYAAGCEVQS
- the LOC126355917 gene encoding uncharacterized PE-PGRS family protein PE_PGRS54-like isoform X25 produces the protein MRATAVWAALLLQLAVVAAAPWNTGCLFSRDPDCWQSHAGTSVDNHALGSLHTQNSAHTPAKDKTDNRWPHIRQQEAENGESEQNHLANVKRKYLHELTRLLQGIMPEREDRSRSDSSSDSSSSSSSSDSDSSSSSSSSSSSSSEETNISNTENSSSNEFGSGQDGLSGENGSGSGGGSGGQAGSGGSGSGSGNGGNGGNGGNGGDGGDSVTGGDGGDGGNGGNGGDAGNSSNGGDAGDGGDGGNGGNGGDAGDGGDGGNDGDGGDGGDGGSGGDAGNGGDGGNGGDGGDGGDGGSGGNAGNGGDGGNGGDGGNGGEAGDGGDGGNGGDGGNGGDAGNGGDGGNGGNGGNGGDGGDGGDGGSGGNAGNGGDSGNGGDGGNGGSGGDAGDGGDGGDGGNGGDTSDGGDSGNGGNGGDGGDGANGGDGGDGGDGGSGGDAGDGGDGGDGGDGGNGGDAGNGSDGGNGGDGGHGGDGGNGGDGGDGGDGGSGGDAGNGGDGGNGGDGGNGGSGVDAGDGGDGGDGGNGADAGDGGNGGNGGDGGDGGSGSDAGNGGDGGDGGNGGDAGDGGDGGNGGNGGDGGDGGSGSDAGNGGDGGDGGDGGNGGDAGDGGDGGDAGDGGNGGDAGDGGDGGNGGDGGDGGDGHSGGDAGDGGDGGDGGDGGNGGDAGDGGDGGNGGDGGDGGDGGSGGDAGDGGDGGNGGDAGDGGDGGDGGNGGDGGDGGDGGSGGDAGDGGDGGDGGDGGNGGDAGDGGDDGNGGDGGDGGDGHSGGDAGDGGDGGNGGDGGDGGNGGDAGDGGDGGNGGNGGDAGDGGSGSGAGNGEDGGDDGDGGNGGDGGDGGDGGNGGDGGDGGDGGSGGDAGDGGDGGNGGDAGDGGDGGDGGNGGDGGNGGDGGSGGDAGDGGDGGNGGDAGDGGDGGDGGNGGDGGNGGDGGDGGDAGNGGDGGSGGDGGDGGDGGNGGDGGDASDGGNGGDAGDGGDGGDGGNGGDAGDGGDGGNGGNGGDGGDGGSGGDAGNGGDGGDGGNGGDAGDGGDGGDGGNGGDAGDGGDGGNGGNGGDAGDGGSGGDAGNGGNGGNAGDGGNGGDGGDGGNGGDSGSGGSGGSGGGGGNGGSGGSDGSDGSDGTDGSDGGNGDDAGNGGDGGDGGEGGNGGSGGNAGNGGDGGDGGDGGSGGGAGDGGDGGNGGDGGDGGDGGSGGDAGDGGNGGDGGNGADAGNGADGGNGGDGGDGGSGGDSGNGGDDGNGGEGGDGGNGGDSGNGGDGGDGGNGGSGGDAGDGGNGGNGGDGGDGGDAGNGGDGGSGGDGGNGGDGGNGGNGGNGGNGGDGGNGGNGGDGGDGGNGGNGGDGGDGGDGGNGGNGGNDDDGQSNNESGSSDGGSNSDGGIGDCPAVGSCPLHEDAGSDVTLLPHATDCGQYCVCDHGVPVAMPCPAGLHFNPELRVCDWPYAAGCEVQS
- the LOC126355917 gene encoding uncharacterized PE-PGRS family protein PE_PGRS54-like isoform X38, giving the protein MRATAVWAALLLQLAVVAAAPWNTGCLFSRDPDCWQSHAGTSVDNHALGSLHTQNSAHTPAKDKTDNRWPHIRQQEAENGESEQNHLANVKRKYLHELTRLLQGIMPEREDRSRSDSSSDSSSSSSSSDSDSSSSSSSSSSSSSEETNISNTENSSSNEFGSGQDGLSGENGSGSGGGSGGQAGSGGSGSGSGNGGNGGNGGNGGDGGDSVTGGDGGDGGNGGNGGDAGNSSNGGDAGDGGDGGNGGNGGDAGDGGDGGNDGDGGDGGDGGSGGDAGNGGDGGNGGDGGDGGDGGSGGNAGNGGDGGNGGDGGNGGEAGDGGDGGNGGDGGNGGDAGNGGDGGNGGNGGNGGDGGDGGDGGSGGNAGNGGDSGNGGDGGNGGSGGDAGDGGDGGDGGNGGDTSDGGDSGNGGNGGDGGDGANGGDGGDGGDGGSGGDAGDGGDGGDGGDGGNGGDAGNGSDGGNGGDGGHGGDGGNGGDGGDGGDGGSGGDAGNGGDGGNGGDGGNGGSGVDAGDGGDGGDGGNGADAGDGGNGGNGGDGGDGGSGSDAGNGGDGGDGGNGGDAGDGGDGGNGGNGGDGGDGGSGSDAGNGGDGGDGGDGGNGGDAGDGGDGGDAGDGGNGGDAGDGGDGGNGGDGGDGGDGHSGGDAGDGGDGGDGGDGGNGGDAGDGGDGGNGGDGGDGGDGGSGGDAGDGGDGGNGGDAGDGGDGGDGGNGGDGGDGGDGGSGGDAGDGGDGGDGGDGGNGGDAGDGGDDGNGGDGGDGGDGHSGGDAGDGGDGGNGGDGGDGGNGGDAGDGGDGGNGGNGGDAGDGGSGSGAGNGEDGGDDGDGGNGGDGGDGGDGGNGGDGGDGGDGGSGGDAGDGGDGGNGGDAGDGGDGGDGGNGGDGGNGGDGGDAGNGGDGGSGGDGGDGGDGGNGGDGGDASDGGNGGDAGDGGDGGDGGNGGDAGDGGDGGNGGNGGDGGDGGSGGDAGNGGDGGDGGNGGDAGDGGDGGDGGNGGDAGDGGDGGNGGNGGDAGDGGSGGDAGNGGNGGNAGDGGNGGDGGDGGNGGDSGSGGSGGSGGGGGNGGSGGSDGSDGSDGTDGSDGGNGDDAGNGGDGGDGGEGGNGGSGGNAGNGGDGGDGGDGGSGGGAGDGGDGGNGGDGGDGGDGGSGGDAGDGGNGGDGGNGADAGNGADGGNGGDGGDGGSGGDSGNGGDDGNGGEGGDGGNGGDSGNGGDGGDGGNGGSGGDAGDGGNGGNGGDGGDGGDAGNGGDGGSGGDGGNGGDGGNGGNGGNGGNGGDGGNGGNGGDGGDGGNGGNGGDGGDGGDGGNGGNGGNDDDGQSNNESGSSDGGSNSDGGIGDCPAVGSCPLHEDAGSDVTLLPHATDCGQYCVCDHGVPVAMPCPAGLHFNPELRVCDWPYAAGCEVQS
- the LOC126355917 gene encoding uncharacterized PE-PGRS family protein PE_PGRS54-like isoform X13, encoding MRATAVWAALLLQLAVVAAAPWNTGCLFSRDPDCWQSHAGTSVDNHALGSLHTQNSAHTPAKDKTDNRWPHIRQQEAENGESEQNHLANVKRKYLHELTRLLQGIMPEREDRSRSDSSSDSSSSSSSSDSDSSSSSSSSSSSSSEETNISNTENSSSNEFGSGQDGLSGENGSGSGGGSGGQAGSGGSGSGSGNGGNGGNGGNGGDGGDSVTGGDGGDGGNGGNGGDAGNSSNGGDAGDGGDGGNGGNGGDAGDGGDGGNGGDGGNGGDAGNGGDGGNGGNGGNGGDGGDGGDGGSGGNAGNGGDSGNGGDGGNGGSGGDAGDGGDGGDGGNGGDTSDGGDSGNGGNGGDGGDGANGGDGGDGGDGGSGGDAGDGGDGGDGGDGGNGGDAGNGSDGGNGGDGGHGGDGGNGGDGGDGGDGGSGGDAGNGGDGGNGGDGGNGGSGVDAGDGGDGGDGGNGADAGDGGNGGNGGDGGDGGSGSDAGNGGDGGDGGNGGDAGDGGDGGNGGNGGDGGDGGSGSDAGNGGDGGDGGDGGNGGDAGDGGDGGDAGDGGNGGDAGDGGDGGNGGDGGDGGDGHSGGDAGDGGDGGDGGDGGNGGDAGDGGDGGNGGDGGDGGDGGSGGDAGDGGDGGNGGDAGDGGDGGDGGNGGDGGDGGDGGSGGDAGDGGDGGDGGDGGNGGDAGDGGDDGNGGDGGDGGDGHSGGDAGDGGDGGNGGDGGDGGNGGDAGDGGDGGNGGNGGDAGDGGSGSGAGNGEDGGDDGDGGNGGDGGDGGDGGNGGDGGDGGDGGSGGDAGDGGDGGNGGDAGDGGDGGDGGNGGDGGNGGDGGDGGDAGNGGDGGSGGDGGDGGDGGNGGDGGDASDGGNGGDAGDGGDGGDGGNGGDAGDGGDGGNGGNGGDGGEGGSGGDAGDGGDGGNGGDAGDGGDGGNVGDGGNGGSGGDTGNGADGGDGGDGGNGGDGGDGGDGGNGGDGGDGGDGGSGGDAGDGGDGGNGGDAGDGGDGGDGGNGGDGGNGGDGGDGGDAGNGGDGGSGGDGGDGGDGGNGGDGGDASDGGNGGDAGDGGDGGDGGNGGDAGDGGDGGNGGNGGDGGDGGSGGDAGNGGDGGDGGNGGDAGDGGDGGDGGNGGDAGDGGDGGNGGNGGDAGDGGSGGDAGNGGNGGNAGDGGNGGDGGDGGNGGDSGSGGSGGSGGGGGNGGSGGSDGSDGSDGTDGSDGGNGDDAGNGGDGGDGGEGGNGGSGGNAGNGGDGGDGGDGGSGGGAGDGGDGGNGGDGGDGGDGGSGGDAGDGGNGGDGGNGADAGNGADGGNGGDGGDGGSGGDSGNGGDDGNGGEGGDGGNGGDSGNGGDGGDGGNGGSGGDAGDGGNGGNGGDGGDGGDAGNGGDGGSGGDGGNGGDGGNGGNGGNGGNGGDGGNGGNGGDGGDGGNGGNGGDGGDGGDGGNGGNGGNDDDGQSNNESGSSDGGSNSDGGIGDCPAVGSCPLHEDAGSDVTLLPHATDCGQYCVCDHGVPVAMPCPAGLHFNPELRVCDWPYAAGCEVQS